One segment of Buteo buteo chromosome 6, bButBut1.hap1.1, whole genome shotgun sequence DNA contains the following:
- the BMP4 gene encoding bone morphogenetic protein 4 isoform X2 gives MDCADMPCLLDTMIPGNRMLMVILLCQVLLGGTNHASLIPETGRKKVAELQGQAGSGRRSAQSHELLRGFETTLLQMFGLRRRPQPSKSAVIPSYMLDLYRLQSGEEEESLQEISLQYPERSTSRANTVRSFHHEEHLETVPGPSEAPRIRFVFNLSSVPENEVISSAELRLYREQVEEPSAAWERGFHRINIYEVMKPLSERAQAITRLLDTRLVHHNVTRWETFDVSPAVIRWTKDKQPNHGLVIEVTHLHHAQTHQGKHVRISRSLPQGRGDWAQLRPLLVTFGHDGRGHALTRRARRSPKHQRSRKNKKNCRRHALYVDFSDVGWNDWIVAPPGYQAFYCHGDCPFPLADHLNSTNHAIVQTLVNSVNSSIPKACCVPTELSAISMLYLDEYDKVVLKNYQEMVVEGCGCR, from the exons ATGGACTGTGCTGATATGCCTTGCTTGCT AGACACCATGATTCCTGGTAACCGAATGCTGATGGTCATCCTACTATGCCAAGTCCTGCTAGGAGGTACTAACCATGCTAGCCTGATACCCGAGACCGGCAGGAAGAAAGTCGCAGAGCTTCAGGGACAAGCCGGATCCGGACGCCGCTCTGCCCAAAGCCATGAACTCTTGCGGGGTTTCGAAACAACTCTGCTGCAGATGTTTGGGCTGCGAAGGCGGCCTCAGCCCAGCAAGTCAGCCGTCATTCCTAGTTACATGCTGGATCTCTATCGGCtccagtctggagaagaggaggaaagcctCCAGGAAATTAGCCTGCAGTACCCTGAGCGATCGACCAGCCGGGCAAACACCGTGAGGAGTTTCCACCATGAAG aGCACCTGGAGACCGTCCCGGGTCCCAGCGAGGCACCCCGGATCCGCTTCGTCTTCAACCTCAGCAGCGTGCCGGAAAACGAGGTGATCTCCTCGGCGGAGCTGCGGCTGTACCGGGAGCAGGTGGAGGAGCCGAGCGCGGCGTGGGAGAGGGGCTTCCACCGGATAAACATTTACGAAGTGATGAAGCCGCTGTCGGAGCGCGCTCAGGCCATTACGCGCCTGTTGGACACGCGTCTGGTGCACCACAACGTGACGCGCTGGGAGACCTTTGATGTGAGCCCGGCTGTGATCCGGTGGACCAAGGACAAGCAACCGAACCACGGGCTGGTGATTGAGGTGACCCACCTCCACCACGCACAGACTCATCAGGGCAAACACGTCAGGATTAGCCGATCTTTACCTCAAGGGCGCGGGGACTGGGCTCAGCTCAGGCCGCTCCTGGTCACTTTTGGGCACGATGGGCGAGGCCACGCGCTGACCCGTAGAGCCCGCCGGAGCCCCAAGCACCAGCGTTCCcgcaagaacaaaaaaaactgCCGCCGCCATGCCCTCTATGTGGATTTCAGCGACGTGGGCTGGAACGACTGGATCGTGGCACCCCCGGGGTACCAGGCGTTTTACTGCCACGGGgactgccccttccctctggcCGACCACCTCAACTCCACGAACCACGCCATCGTGCAGACGCTGGTCAACTCCGTGAACTCCAGCATCCCCAAGGCCTGCTGTGTGCCCACGGAGCTGAGCGCCATCTCCATGCTCTACCTGGATGAGTATGACAAGGTGGTCCTGAAAAACTACCAGGAGATGGTGGTGGAGGGGTGCGGGTGCCGCTGA
- the BMP4 gene encoding bone morphogenetic protein 4 isoform X1, producing MIPGNRMLMVILLCQVLLGGTNHASLIPETGRKKVAELQGQAGSGRRSAQSHELLRGFETTLLQMFGLRRRPQPSKSAVIPSYMLDLYRLQSGEEEESLQEISLQYPERSTSRANTVRSFHHEEHLETVPGPSEAPRIRFVFNLSSVPENEVISSAELRLYREQVEEPSAAWERGFHRINIYEVMKPLSERAQAITRLLDTRLVHHNVTRWETFDVSPAVIRWTKDKQPNHGLVIEVTHLHHAQTHQGKHVRISRSLPQGRGDWAQLRPLLVTFGHDGRGHALTRRARRSPKHQRSRKNKKNCRRHALYVDFSDVGWNDWIVAPPGYQAFYCHGDCPFPLADHLNSTNHAIVQTLVNSVNSSIPKACCVPTELSAISMLYLDEYDKVVLKNYQEMVVEGCGCR from the exons ATGATTCCTGGTAACCGAATGCTGATGGTCATCCTACTATGCCAAGTCCTGCTAGGAGGTACTAACCATGCTAGCCTGATACCCGAGACCGGCAGGAAGAAAGTCGCAGAGCTTCAGGGACAAGCCGGATCCGGACGCCGCTCTGCCCAAAGCCATGAACTCTTGCGGGGTTTCGAAACAACTCTGCTGCAGATGTTTGGGCTGCGAAGGCGGCCTCAGCCCAGCAAGTCAGCCGTCATTCCTAGTTACATGCTGGATCTCTATCGGCtccagtctggagaagaggaggaaagcctCCAGGAAATTAGCCTGCAGTACCCTGAGCGATCGACCAGCCGGGCAAACACCGTGAGGAGTTTCCACCATGAAG aGCACCTGGAGACCGTCCCGGGTCCCAGCGAGGCACCCCGGATCCGCTTCGTCTTCAACCTCAGCAGCGTGCCGGAAAACGAGGTGATCTCCTCGGCGGAGCTGCGGCTGTACCGGGAGCAGGTGGAGGAGCCGAGCGCGGCGTGGGAGAGGGGCTTCCACCGGATAAACATTTACGAAGTGATGAAGCCGCTGTCGGAGCGCGCTCAGGCCATTACGCGCCTGTTGGACACGCGTCTGGTGCACCACAACGTGACGCGCTGGGAGACCTTTGATGTGAGCCCGGCTGTGATCCGGTGGACCAAGGACAAGCAACCGAACCACGGGCTGGTGATTGAGGTGACCCACCTCCACCACGCACAGACTCATCAGGGCAAACACGTCAGGATTAGCCGATCTTTACCTCAAGGGCGCGGGGACTGGGCTCAGCTCAGGCCGCTCCTGGTCACTTTTGGGCACGATGGGCGAGGCCACGCGCTGACCCGTAGAGCCCGCCGGAGCCCCAAGCACCAGCGTTCCcgcaagaacaaaaaaaactgCCGCCGCCATGCCCTCTATGTGGATTTCAGCGACGTGGGCTGGAACGACTGGATCGTGGCACCCCCGGGGTACCAGGCGTTTTACTGCCACGGGgactgccccttccctctggcCGACCACCTCAACTCCACGAACCACGCCATCGTGCAGACGCTGGTCAACTCCGTGAACTCCAGCATCCCCAAGGCCTGCTGTGTGCCCACGGAGCTGAGCGCCATCTCCATGCTCTACCTGGATGAGTATGACAAGGTGGTCCTGAAAAACTACCAGGAGATGGTGGTGGAGGGGTGCGGGTGCCGCTGA